The DNA region CGGCGTCTTCGTCGCCTACGGCTTCTTCGGGCCCATGGCGCAGTCGCTCAAGAGCCTCTTCGAGGCCGAGTCCAAATACTACCTCTCACTCAAGGCGGGTCTGCTCGCCCACATCGCCGGCCAGCCCCCGGTGATGGCGGTCGAGTTCGCCCGCAAGTCCCTGATGAGCGACGTCCGCCCGACCTTCAACGAGGTGGAGGCGGCGACCGCCGCTCTGCCCGCCCAGAGCTGACCCGAGATCCGGCAGGGATTCGATGACCACGATCATCATCAAGAAGGTCAAGAAGGCCGCCCACGCCCACCACGGCGGGGCCTGGAAGATCGCCTACGCGGACTTCGTGACCGCCATGATGGCGTTCTTCCTGCTGATGTGGCTGATCAGCATGACGACGCAGGAGCAGAAGATCGGTCTGGCGGAATACTTCTCGCCGGCGGCCCTGAGCCCTGCAACCAGCGGCGCTGGCGGCATCCTGTACGGCACCGCCCTGGACACCGCGGGCAACAAGCCGTCCACGCCGCGCGACGCGGAGCGGGGCTCCGCCGAGCGGGAGGTCACGTCGCGCCCGACCAGTCCCGGCCGCGCCAGCGATGTCGAGGCCAGCCGCCCGGTCGCCAGCGTGGAGGCCAACTGGAGCGCCATAGCCAGCCTCCGGCAGGCGCTCCAGACGATGCCCGACATCGCCGAGCTGTCAAAGAACATCGTGATCGAGCAGACCAAGGAGGGCGTGAACGTGTCCCTCGTGGACCAGGACGGCCGCTCCATGTTCCGCGAGGGCTCCGTCGAGCCCTATGAGCGCACCCGTCGCGTGCTGGAGGCGCTCGCGCCCGCCCTGCGCCGGATGCCCAACCGCCTGTCCATCACCGGCTACACGGCCGTCGCGCGCCCGGGCTCGACGCGGGCCGGCGAACCCTGGAACCTCTCCGCCGGGCGCGCGCTCGCCGTGCGCGAGATCCTGTCGGGTGCCGGGGTTCCCAACGACAACTTCTCCTCCGTGTCGGGGCGCGGCGACACCGAACCGGTTTTCCCCGACAATCCCTACCTCGCGCCGAACCGACGGGTGACGGTCACGCTGCTCAATGCGAGCCCGCCGGTGCCCCCGAACCTCCTTCGCTGACGACGGGACGCCTCGCCGCCTGAGACGACGGGCAAACCGCGTCGGTGCCGCCCGTCGGGTCATCGTGGCGCATCGCGTGCCTCGCGCAGGACTACGAGCCGCCCCGTCGCTCCTGTCGCGCGTGGTCGAGGCGGAGCGGGCGGCCTGCGCGCAGGCCGAGCGTGCCCGCGCCGCGCTGAGGCGGCCGGCTCACGACGCGGCGCGGCAAGCTCGCGGCGCCCGCGAGCGGCACCGCGAGGATCGAGCCCGCCGGACCCGGAGCCTTCGAGACGAGCCGTCCCGACGTGACCTGGTCGAACCCCGGGCATCGTTTCGCCTCGCGGCTTGAGGAATAGGTCACGCGTGCCGGACCTGCGGCCTGCCGGGTCAGGGATCTCGCCAGCACGATGATGCAGAGCGCCCCGTCCGGGCACGCGGTCGGACAGGCGCGGCCTCGCTGATCGCGGCCGCGGTGACATGGCCCTTCAGCAAGATTGACCGCGGGCGAACGCGCCGGTCGAGCCTGCGCGCGCGGATTCGCGAGAGCGCGCGTCCGCGAGCCATCCCGCGCGGCTCGTGGATGATCCGCTCGCCCGCGGCCGTCAGACCCTCGCGCATCGGCCGGGAGCGATGCCGCGCAGGTTCCGCGCTCTCGACCCCAGCGCCTGGAGCCCGGCCAGCGAGACCCCGGCCGCCTCCCGGGCCTCGGCGCCGTCGACCCGGCACAGCCGGTGCGCGCAGGCCACCGGATCGGTCGGGTCTCACGCGCCGAACATCGCCGCCGGGCAGCCGTCCTCGCGCGGGCGGATCGCCGCGCCGGTGATGGTCCACTGATCGACGGCGAGGACCCGGCCGTCGACAGGGCCGCGCGGCGATGGCGGGCCGTGCGCCGGCCCGGAGGGGCGCCTGACCCGGCAGGATGTCCGTCCGCCGCGACAGGTCTTCTCCGCCGCGATCAGGATGAAGCATATCTCATATGTTCGGCCGGCATGGAATAATTCCAATGTACGGCAGATGATGGTCCGGTGCGGCGCCGAAGGACAGTTGATTCTATCCGCGGTCTGAGGCGGATGATTTATTTCATGTGTGGAGATATTTGAAATGACGATCGGTAAGAGGATATTTTATCTCATCAGCGGTATCTTGCTGGCTTTCGTATCGATCGTGGGCGTTCAGATCTCGTCCGTCGGCGCGGTGATGATGGATGGCCGCAAGGCCGCCATCCGCGCCCAGGTCGAGTCGGCGCACGGCATCGTGGCGGCGTTCGCCCAGCAGGCGGAGGCCGGCGCCATCACGGCCGACGAGGCGCGGCGGCGCGCCGCGGAGGCGCTGCGGGCGATGCGCTACAACGGCGGCGACTACGTCTTCGTCTACAGCTCGGCCCCGGGCAATATCGGTCGCAACGTCGTCCATCCCGATCCCAAGATCGAGGGCACGCGGTCCCGCGACGACGCGACGATGAAGAAGACCTTCGTCTGGACGATGATCCGGCACGGCCAGGAGGGCGGCGGCTTCACCGAGTACCGCTGGGCCCGCCTCGGCGAGACCGAGCCCGCCCCGAAGGTCGCCTACTCGCTCGCCTACGAGCCCTGGCAATGGGTCATCAACTCGGCCCTGTACGTGGACGACATCCACGCCATGGACCGGGCGCGGATGGTCACCACCCTGCTCTGGCTGACACCCCTCGCGATCGGGATCGGGCTGGTCGGGTTCCTGCTGGCGCGCAGCATCACGCGACCCCTGAGCGCCTTCACGGCGGCCCTGCGCCGTCTCGCCGACGGCGCGACGGACGCCGACATTCCGGGACTCGGTCGGCGCGACGAGATCGGCCACATGGCCGAGGCCGCCGGCGTGTTCCGGGACAGCATGATCCAGGCCCGGACCTTGTCGACCGAGCAGCGCGCCGAGCAGGAGCGCCGGCAGGAGCGCGCCCAGTGGATGGAGACGGTGACCCGCAGCTTCGACGCCGAGGCGAGCCAGCTCCTGGCGCGGGTCGATACCGCCGCGGCCGGCATGCGGGAGGCCTGCCGGGCGATGGCCGACACCGCCGCGCAGGCCTCGCGGCAGGCGGGCTCGGCGGCCGGGGCGGCGCAGCAGGCGGCGGCCAACGTGCAGACGGTGGCGGCGGCCACCGAGGAGCTGTCCGCCTCGATCGGCGAGATCGGTGGGCAGGTCACCAAGTCGGCCGCGATCGCCGGTCAGGCGGTGACCGAGGCCGAGCGGACCGACCGGCAGATCCGCGGCCTCGCCGGAGCGGCGGAGAGGATCGGGGAGGTCGTGCGGATCATCTCGGCGATCGCCGAGCAGACCAACCTGCTGGCCCTGAACGCCACGATCGAGGCGGCGCGGGCGGGCGAGTCGGGACGCGGCTTCGCCGTGGTCGCCGCCGAGGTGAAGGGCTTGGCCGGGCAGACCGCGAAGGCCACCGAGGAGATCACCGCGCAGGTCGCGGCGATCCAGGGCGAGACGACGGAGGCGGTCGGGGCGGTCCACTCGATCGGCCGGACCGTCGACACGATGAACGCGATCGCCAGCGCGATCGCGGCGGCCGTCGAGCAGCAGCGGTTCGCCACCGGGCACATCTCGCAGAACATCGACGCGGCCGCCCGGGGGACCGACGCGGTGAGCCAGAACGTGGTCTCGGCCTCGTCGGCCGCGGAGGCGACGCACCGCGTGGCCGGGGAGGTCGGCGCGGCCGCGGGCGACGTCTGCCGCAGCGCCGAGGCCCTGCGCGCCGAGGTGATGCGCTTCCTGGTCGAGATGCGCGCCGCCTGAGCGCGCCGTCGCGCGGACGGGCGCAGCCCTGGCGAGCGCAGCCCTGGCGGGCGCCCGTCAGCGCGGCGCGTCGGAGAGGCGCGTCAGAACACCGGCATGGCCCCGGCCACCGTGACGAGCGCGCCCGACGTGTAGCTGCTCTCCTCGGAGGCCAGCATCACGTAGGCCGAGGCGAGTTCGGCCGGTTGTCCGGGCCGGCCGAACGGCACCTGGCTGCCGAAGGATTTCACCGAATCCTGGCTCATCCCGGAGGGGATGAACGGCGTCCAGATCGGCCCGGGCAGCACGCCGTTCACGCGCACGCCCTTGTCGGCGAGCAGCTGGGCGAGGCTGAGCACCATGTTGCTCAGGGCGCCCTTGGTGGCGCTGTAGGCGAGGAGCGACGGCATCGGGTGCTTGGAGTTCACCGAGGAGGTGAAGATCACCGAGGCGCCGGGCTTCAGATGGGCGAGCGCCGCCTTGGTCACGTAGAACGCGCCGAACACGTTGGTGCGGAAATGGTCCTCGAACACCGTGTCGTCGATCTTGGCGAGGTCCTCGTTCGGCTGCTGGAACGCGCCGTTGTTGACCAGCACGTCGAGGCGCCCGAACGTCTCCACCGTGCGGGCGACGATCTGGCGGCCGTAGGCCGCGTCCTTGAGGTCGCCCGGCAGGAGCAGCGCCCGCCGTCCGGCCTTCTCGACCCACTGGGCGACCGCCTCCGCGTCGGCCTGCTCGTCGGGCAGGTAGGAGATGGCGATGTCGGCCCCTTCGCGGGCGAAGGCGATGGCGACCGCGCGGCCGATGCCGGAATCGCCGCCGGTGATCAGCGCCGCCTGGCCGGTCAGCTTGCCCGAACCCTTGTAGCTCGCCTCGCCGTGGTCGGGTTCCGGCTCCATGCGGCCGGTCTTGCCGGGGAAGCTCTGGGGCTGCGCCGCGAAGGGCGGGCGGGGATATTTGTGCAGCGGATCCGTGGTCACGCGTCGTCTCCGATGGGGATGCCGGTCCAACCGCACGGCATCCCGGGTGTTCCGATGCCCCGGCGCCGCGCCCCGCCCGGCACAGTCCCGTTCGAGGCGGCTTCCGTCGCGGGCAACACGAACCCGTGTGCCGACGACGGGCCGACACAGGTCAGCAACAGCCGTTCGCCACTCTGGCCGCGAGGAGGTCCCGCCATGATCGACGTACAGCCGGAGGACCGGGCCGCCCGCGTGATCGACCGCGTCCTGCTCTGCGCGGCGATGCTCTCACTCACCTTCGGACTGGCCACGGGCCTGTGGGGTCTGCTGCAGTGAGCCGGCCCCGGGACTCGGACCCTGCACGGGGATCGGGGACGCGGATCATGATCCGGTCCGGCCGCGCGTCCGCGCGGCGGTCCGGACGCGACTACACCGCCGTGGCGTTGATCGGAGCGGGGCTGACGGTGCTCGCGCTTGCGCTGCTGGTGGTCGGTATCCCGTGAGCGGTCGCCGGCGATGCTGCTGAATCGCGCCGTCGTCGCCGCGCTGATCGCCGCGGTCGCGGCGTTCCTGCTGTACCTGGCGGCCCTCGCCCGCGCGGCGCTGTCACCCAACGAGCCCTACGCGGCCAGCATCGGCCTCACCCTCGACCAGTGCGTGGCCGCCCAGGACAGCCTGTCCGACGCGGAGGCGCGCCTCTACTGCCGCAGGCCCGTGCCGAAGCGCCTGTGACCGGGAGGTCTGCCGCTCTCCCGAAGGCCGCGCGTGATTTTTCCTGACATACCGCGTGACGACATGGTGATTGTCCGCGCGGCGCCCGGGACCTAGACGTCGGAGCACCGGCCGGGTCTGTCGCCGAGCCGGTTCGCAGGAAAGCGCACGGAAGGCCCGGCACCATGGCGGACGACGCGACGATCCGGTCCGGCCGCTGCCATTGCGGGGCCGTGCGCTTCGAGGCGGCCCTCAGCGAGGATCTCGCGTCGATCCGCCGTTGCACCTGCTCCTACTGCCGCATGCGCGGCGCCGTCGTCGTCATGGCGCGGCCGGGCGGGGTCAGGATCCTGCAGGGCGCGGAGGCGCTGACGACCTACCGGTTCCATACCGGGGCGGCGCAGCACTTCTTCTGTTCCCGCTGCGGCGTCTACACGCATCATCAGCGGCGGTCGGACCCGAACGTCCACGCCGTCAACGTGGCCTGCCTGGACGGGGTCAGCCCCTTCGATTTCCCGGAGGTCCCGGTGATGGACGGCGTCAATCACACGAACGATACCGGCCAGCCCACGCGGCGCGCCGGCACGCTGCGCTTCGTCCCCGCAGAGTGACGGCCGCGTGACGGCCGCGTGACGGGGGTGGACCGTCCGCGGTCGGGGACCGGCGTGGGATCCCCGATCGGTCCCGCCCGACTGGCCCGGTCCCCGGGC from Methylobacterium sp. NMS14P includes:
- a CDS encoding flagellar motor protein MotB, which produces MTTIIIKKVKKAAHAHHGGAWKIAYADFVTAMMAFFLLMWLISMTTQEQKIGLAEYFSPAALSPATSGAGGILYGTALDTAGNKPSTPRDAERGSAEREVTSRPTSPGRASDVEASRPVASVEANWSAIASLRQALQTMPDIAELSKNIVIEQTKEGVNVSLVDQDGRSMFREGSVEPYERTRRVLEALAPALRRMPNRLSITGYTAVARPGSTRAGEPWNLSAGRALAVREILSGAGVPNDNFSSVSGRGDTEPVFPDNPYLAPNRRVTVTLLNASPPVPPNLLR
- a CDS encoding methyl-accepting chemotaxis protein; the encoded protein is MLAFVSIVGVQISSVGAVMMDGRKAAIRAQVESAHGIVAAFAQQAEAGAITADEARRRAAEALRAMRYNGGDYVFVYSSAPGNIGRNVVHPDPKIEGTRSRDDATMKKTFVWTMIRHGQEGGGFTEYRWARLGETEPAPKVAYSLAYEPWQWVINSALYVDDIHAMDRARMVTTLLWLTPLAIGIGLVGFLLARSITRPLSAFTAALRRLADGATDADIPGLGRRDEIGHMAEAAGVFRDSMIQARTLSTEQRAEQERRQERAQWMETVTRSFDAEASQLLARVDTAAAGMREACRAMADTAAQASRQAGSAAGAAQQAAANVQTVAAATEELSASIGEIGGQVTKSAAIAGQAVTEAERTDRQIRGLAGAAERIGEVVRIISAIAEQTNLLALNATIEAARAGESGRGFAVVAAEVKGLAGQTAKATEEITAQVAAIQGETTEAVGAVHSIGRTVDTMNAIASAIAAAVEQQRFATGHISQNIDAAARGTDAVSQNVVSASSAAEATHRVAGEVGAAAGDVCRSAEALRAEVMRFLVEMRAA
- a CDS encoding SDR family oxidoreductase, yielding MTTDPLHKYPRPPFAAQPQSFPGKTGRMEPEPDHGEASYKGSGKLTGQAALITGGDSGIGRAVAIAFAREGADIAISYLPDEQADAEAVAQWVEKAGRRALLLPGDLKDAAYGRQIVARTVETFGRLDVLVNNGAFQQPNEDLAKIDDTVFEDHFRTNVFGAFYVTKAALAHLKPGASVIFTSSVNSKHPMPSLLAYSATKGALSNMVLSLAQLLADKGVRVNGVLPGPIWTPFIPSGMSQDSVKSFGSQVPFGRPGQPAELASAYVMLASEESSYTSGALVTVAGAMPVF
- a CDS encoding GFA family protein — encoded protein: MADDATIRSGRCHCGAVRFEAALSEDLASIRRCTCSYCRMRGAVVVMARPGGVRILQGAEALTTYRFHTGAAQHFFCSRCGVYTHHQRRSDPNVHAVNVACLDGVSPFDFPEVPVMDGVNHTNDTGQPTRRAGTLRFVPAE